A single region of the Microlunatus panaciterrae genome encodes:
- a CDS encoding acyl-CoA dehydrogenase → MSHYKSNLRDITFNLFEVLGVDRVLGRGPYEDLDAETAQALLDEVDHLARTTLAESFAEGDQHPPVFDPRSHAVTMPEGFKRSYRAWMDAGFYNLELPPALGGQQSPPSLQWSIAELALGANPALYIYASGPRFAYVLWANGTERDKKIAQHMVQRGWGATMVLTEPDAGSDVGSGRTKATLQPDGSWHIEGVKRFITSGEHDLTENIVHLVLARPQGIEGVGGPGTKGLSLFIVPKYDFDLETGELTGGRNGVYATGVEKKMGIKASTTCELTFGDGTPAKGWLLGEVHNGIAQMFQVIEYARMMVGTKAIATLSTGYLNALEYAKTRVQGPDLTRASDKTAPRVTITHHADVRRSLLTQKAAVEGMRSLVLYAATMQDRLALARLNGTVDDEAARVNDLLLPIVKGYGSERSWTLLGTESLQTLGGSGFLSDYPLEQYVRDAKIDTLYEGTTAIQGQDLFLRKIVRDRGQALGYLSGQIAQFVASEAGNGQLKDERELLQKGLEDAGSIVGAMINQLQSAAPEAPEGDVRNVYKVGLNTSRLLMALGDVICAWLLLRGAEVALRALNGELSEADKHFYEGKVASARWFARTVLPKITAERVIAERTDLAVMDLPEGAF, encoded by the coding sequence ATGAGCCACTACAAGTCCAACCTGCGTGACATCACGTTCAACCTGTTCGAGGTGCTCGGGGTGGACCGGGTGCTCGGTCGCGGTCCCTACGAGGACCTCGATGCCGAGACGGCTCAGGCCCTGCTCGACGAGGTCGACCACCTCGCCCGGACCACACTGGCCGAGTCCTTCGCCGAGGGCGACCAGCACCCGCCCGTCTTCGATCCGCGCAGCCATGCGGTGACCATGCCCGAGGGCTTCAAGAGGTCATACCGCGCCTGGATGGATGCCGGTTTCTACAACCTCGAGCTGCCGCCCGCGCTCGGCGGTCAGCAGTCGCCGCCCTCTCTGCAGTGGAGCATCGCCGAGCTGGCGCTCGGTGCGAACCCGGCCCTCTACATCTACGCCTCCGGCCCGCGGTTCGCCTACGTACTGTGGGCCAACGGAACGGAACGGGACAAGAAGATCGCGCAGCACATGGTGCAGCGCGGCTGGGGGGCGACCATGGTGCTGACCGAGCCGGACGCCGGCTCCGATGTGGGCTCCGGCCGGACCAAGGCCACCCTGCAGCCGGACGGCAGCTGGCACATCGAGGGCGTCAAGCGCTTCATCACCTCCGGAGAGCACGACCTGACCGAGAACATCGTCCACCTCGTCCTGGCCCGGCCTCAGGGGATTGAGGGCGTCGGCGGACCGGGAACCAAGGGGCTGTCGCTGTTCATCGTGCCCAAGTACGACTTCGACCTCGAGACCGGAGAGCTCACCGGTGGACGCAACGGCGTCTACGCGACCGGCGTGGAGAAGAAGATGGGCATCAAGGCGTCGACCACCTGTGAGCTCACCTTCGGTGACGGCACGCCGGCCAAGGGCTGGCTGCTGGGCGAGGTGCACAACGGCATCGCCCAGATGTTCCAGGTGATCGAGTATGCCCGGATGATGGTCGGCACCAAGGCGATCGCCACCCTGTCCACGGGCTACCTCAACGCCCTGGAGTACGCCAAGACCAGGGTGCAGGGACCCGACCTGACCCGCGCGTCGGACAAGACCGCGCCTCGGGTGACCATCACCCATCACGCGGACGTACGGCGCTCGCTGCTGACGCAGAAGGCGGCGGTCGAGGGCATGCGGTCCCTGGTGCTCTATGCCGCCACCATGCAGGACCGGCTCGCGCTGGCCCGGTTGAACGGCACCGTCGACGACGAGGCGGCCAGGGTCAACGACCTGCTGCTGCCGATCGTCAAGGGCTACGGCTCCGAACGCTCCTGGACCCTGCTGGGCACCGAGTCCCTGCAGACGCTGGGGGGCTCCGGCTTCCTCAGCGACTATCCCTTGGAGCAGTACGTCCGGGACGCCAAGATCGACACCCTCTACGAAGGCACCACCGCCATTCAGGGGCAGGACCTGTTCTTACGCAAGATCGTCCGGGACCGCGGCCAGGCGCTGGGCTACCTGTCCGGGCAGATCGCGCAGTTCGTCGCCAGTGAAGCCGGCAACGGACAGCTGAAGGATGAGCGTGAGCTGCTGCAGAAGGGTCTGGAGGATGCCGGCAGCATCGTCGGCGCCATGATCAACCAACTCCAGTCCGCCGCTCCGGAGGCGCCCGAGGGAGATGTCCGGAACGTCTACAAGGTCGGGCTCAACACCAGCCGGCTGCTGATGGCGCTCGGTGACGTGATCTGCGCCTGGCTGCTGCTGCGTGGTGCCGAGGTGGCGCTGCGGGCGCTGAACGGGGAGCTGTCAGAGGCGGACAAGCACTTCTATGAGGGCAAGGTCGCCTCGGCCCGCTGGTTTGCGCGGACCGTGCTACCCAAGATCACGGCGGAACGGGTGATCGCGGAGCGGACCGACCTCGCCGTCATGGATCTGCCCGAAGGAGCTTTCTAG
- a CDS encoding LacI family DNA-binding transcriptional regulator: protein MGTGRGAGRGVVMVDVARTVGVSQKTVSRVINGAPHVRPEIRARVLAAIEELGYRPNVAARALVMQRTHVIGVLAVATSLFGPASRVFSLEHAARQRGYELALASLPEVSPDELRRAIHGLLARGVEGIVFEVPNHLIEVDDALLGGVPVATSVGQIPHVARQAVIDSSQAEGGRLATQHLLDLGHQTVWHLAGPPEWDAARERCEGWASTLAKAGRQRPPVLYGDWSARSGYQLGRQLAERDDATAVFAANDHQAMGLMCALAEAGRSIPGDVSVVGFDDVPEAEFQMVPLTTIRTDEAIISHAVLSTLVALIEGREPALEQVEVHRELVVRRSSGPPRPTPSGPP, encoded by the coding sequence ATGGGGACAGGCAGGGGCGCAGGCCGCGGCGTCGTCATGGTCGACGTCGCCCGCACCGTGGGCGTCTCCCAGAAGACCGTCTCCCGCGTCATCAACGGTGCCCCGCATGTCAGGCCCGAGATCCGAGCCCGGGTTCTGGCCGCGATCGAGGAGCTCGGCTACCGACCCAACGTCGCCGCCCGCGCACTCGTCATGCAGCGCACCCACGTGATCGGCGTGCTGGCTGTGGCCACCTCGCTGTTCGGACCGGCCTCGCGGGTGTTCTCACTGGAGCATGCTGCCCGCCAGCGCGGCTACGAGCTGGCCCTCGCGTCCCTGCCCGAGGTGTCGCCCGACGAGCTGCGCCGGGCGATCCACGGCCTGCTGGCACGAGGTGTCGAGGGCATCGTGTTCGAGGTCCCGAACCACCTGATCGAGGTTGACGACGCGCTGCTCGGCGGCGTCCCGGTGGCTACCAGCGTCGGACAGATTCCCCATGTCGCCCGCCAGGCGGTGATCGACTCGAGCCAGGCCGAAGGGGGCCGCCTGGCCACCCAGCACCTCCTCGACCTCGGCCACCAGACGGTCTGGCACCTCGCCGGCCCGCCGGAGTGGGACGCGGCTCGGGAACGCTGCGAAGGCTGGGCGAGCACCCTCGCCAAGGCCGGTCGACAGCGGCCGCCCGTGCTGTACGGCGACTGGTCGGCCCGGTCCGGCTACCAGCTCGGCCGCCAGCTGGCCGAGCGCGACGACGCCACGGCCGTCTTCGCAGCCAACGACCACCAGGCGATGGGGCTGATGTGCGCTCTGGCGGAGGCCGGCCGGTCCATCCCCGGTGACGTGTCGGTGGTCGGCTTCGACGACGTGCCTGAGGCCGAGTTCCAGATGGTGCCGTTGACCACGATCCGCACCGACGAGGCGATCATCTCGCACGCCGTACTGTCCACGCTGGTGGCGCTGATCGAGGGACGGGAACCGGCACTCGAGCAGGTCGAGGTGCATCGGGAGCTGGTCGTCCGGAGATCCAGCGGACCCCCGCGGCCCACGCCGTCAGGCCCTCCGTAG